The Chryseobacterium indicum genome includes a window with the following:
- a CDS encoding ATP-dependent Clp protease ATP-binding subunit: protein MGVLVTNETVKQLFHIAQSIAKENYNATYGAPHILQALMHKDIGLNEFLKSIDKDPGYFYEWADVRIEDYPKTTHLPNEAGEDETVDRIVEEADDIRLKLGLDEITPICILTAIVKPQVAFTLQQLKSLPLREHEIFNLYRKDTPYESSENGEFSSIFSKGSDYSDQSFPSIKSYCTDRTAQARKGELENIIGRDKELRMLVEILCRRSKPNVIIIGEPGVGKTALVEGFAIEITKGNVPEMLRNGTLLELDTGALLAGTSYKGEIEDRLKKVINECKKIEKAILFIDEIHTLLDPKGSIGNVANLLKPELARGEITVIGATTQEEYRKIIEPEQAFNRRFEVLTVNEPDEKTCVKMIDVLLEGYKKHHGIEVEKTALPECVRLAKRYAKGKKLPDAAIDLLDRTMAAIKMLDELSEKELESWKLTYEKLQSEDYFDEKDKADELIWNYNLLRDKISPILWGSLSEQPQIDNSMPVEQIQKIIEDSYAELLQHASKKREKVDRLELAAVMAAKTNIPIGKIQAQEKEKLLNMESLLMNRVVGQDHALKILSDAIVENRSGLNKPGQPIGSFFLLGPTGTGKTELAKSMAELLFNDEKAMVRFDMSEFKEEHSAALLYGAPPGYVGYEEGGMLVNKIRQQPYTVVLFDEIEKAHHSVFDVFLQIMDEGKVHDKLGKEGDFSNALILFTSNIGSEEIVKQFEEGKIPESKTLMQIMSNSGRFRPEFLARITEIIPFAPITESIAERIFNIQLKSLHNSLARLGMSLKISDEAVKNLALGGFSSKYGARQISGVIRSQLARPISKMIVREEVKAGQTIHVNWNSEEEKLSWNVE, encoded by the coding sequence ATGGGAGTATTAGTTACCAATGAGACTGTAAAGCAGCTGTTTCATATAGCGCAATCCATCGCGAAGGAGAATTACAATGCCACCTACGGAGCTCCGCACATTCTGCAGGCACTTATGCACAAAGACATCGGGTTGAACGAATTCCTTAAAAGCATCGATAAAGATCCCGGATATTTCTACGAATGGGCAGATGTTCGCATCGAAGATTATCCTAAAACCACCCATCTTCCCAACGAAGCCGGAGAAGATGAAACCGTAGATCGTATTGTGGAAGAAGCGGATGACATCCGACTAAAATTAGGTCTGGACGAAATTACCCCGATCTGTATTTTAACAGCCATTGTAAAACCACAGGTCGCTTTTACTTTACAGCAGCTCAAATCACTACCTCTCAGAGAACATGAAATTTTCAATCTGTACAGAAAAGATACGCCTTACGAAAGTTCGGAAAACGGAGAATTTTCTTCGATATTTTCAAAAGGTTCAGATTATTCAGATCAGTCTTTTCCTTCCATAAAAAGCTATTGCACAGACAGAACCGCACAGGCAAGAAAAGGAGAACTGGAAAACATCATCGGAAGAGACAAAGAACTCAGAATGCTGGTTGAAATTCTCTGCAGGAGAAGCAAACCCAACGTCATCATTATCGGAGAACCCGGAGTCGGGAAAACCGCATTGGTAGAAGGTTTTGCCATTGAAATCACCAAAGGAAACGTTCCTGAGATGCTTAGAAACGGAACACTGTTGGAATTAGACACCGGAGCTTTATTAGCAGGAACCTCTTACAAAGGCGAAATTGAAGACCGTCTGAAAAAAGTCATCAACGAATGTAAAAAGATAGAAAAAGCGATTCTTTTTATTGATGAAATTCATACCCTTTTAGATCCCAAAGGAAGCATTGGAAACGTTGCCAACCTGCTGAAACCTGAACTCGCAAGAGGTGAAATTACCGTCATCGGAGCCACCACTCAGGAAGAATACAGAAAAATTATTGAGCCGGAACAGGCTTTCAACCGACGATTTGAAGTGTTAACCGTAAATGAACCGGATGAAAAAACCTGCGTTAAAATGATCGATGTTTTACTCGAAGGTTACAAAAAGCACCACGGAATTGAAGTAGAGAAAACCGCTCTTCCCGAATGTGTACGTCTTGCAAAAAGATATGCAAAAGGCAAAAAACTTCCCGATGCAGCCATCGATCTTTTAGACAGAACCATGGCGGCGATTAAAATGCTTGATGAGCTTTCAGAAAAAGAGCTGGAAAGCTGGAAATTAACCTACGAAAAGCTTCAGAGCGAAGATTATTTCGATGAAAAAGACAAAGCAGATGAACTGATCTGGAATTACAATTTGCTGAGAGACAAAATAAGTCCGATTTTATGGGGATCTTTAAGTGAGCAGCCACAAATCGACAATTCCATGCCGGTGGAACAGATTCAGAAAATTATTGAAGACAGCTATGCCGAACTTTTGCAGCACGCCTCAAAGAAAAGAGAAAAAGTAGACCGTCTTGAACTCGCGGCGGTAATGGCGGCAAAAACAAACATTCCGATCGGGAAAATTCAGGCGCAGGAAAAAGAGAAACTGCTGAATATGGAATCTCTTTTAATGAACCGTGTTGTAGGGCAGGATCACGCTTTAAAAATCCTTTCCGATGCAATTGTTGAAAACCGAAGCGGACTCAATAAACCGGGACAGCCCATTGGATCATTCTTCCTTTTGGGACCTACCGGAACAGGAAAGACCGAATTGGCAAAATCGATGGCAGAACTCCTTTTCAACGACGAAAAGGCAATGGTTCGTTTCGATATGTCTGAGTTTAAAGAAGAACATTCAGCCGCACTTTTATATGGTGCGCCTCCCGGATACGTAGGTTACGAAGAAGGAGGAATGCTTGTCAACAAAATAAGACAGCAGCCTTACACTGTCGTTTTATTTGATGAAATTGAAAAAGCCCATCATTCGGTTTTTGATGTGTTTTTACAGATCATGGACGAAGGAAAAGTTCATGATAAACTTGGAAAAGAAGGTGATTTCAGCAATGCCCTGATTTTATTTACCTCAAATATCGGAAGCGAAGAAATCGTAAAACAGTTTGAAGAAGGAAAGATCCCGGAATCGAAAACTTTGATGCAGATTATGTCGAATTCCGGACGTTTCCGACCGGAATTTTTAGCAAGAATTACAGAAATTATTCCTTTTGCTCCAATTACAGAATCCATCGCCGAGAGAATTTTTAATATTCAGTTAAAATCACTGCACAACTCTTTAGCGCGACTGGGAATGAGCCTGAAAATCTCCGATGAAGCTGTGAAAAATCTTGCATTGGGCGGATTCAGCAGCAAATACGGAGCAAGACAAATCTCAGGAGTGATACGTTCTCAATTGGCAAGACCGATCTCGAAAATGATCGTAAGAGAAGAAGTAAAAGCCGGACAGACCATTCATGTCAACTGGAATTCAGAAGAAGAAAAACTGAGCTGGAACGTAGAATAA
- the tssD gene encoding type VI secretion system tube protein TssD → MAANSRGILKFNGGEGQKLLKLNYSVSRSTDVSGRVASDPSNALIKVTVEATEKSDILESLLNGKYKPTTGEITFNKSHEEGTLITLSWNNGYVIQHEVEFDAVDENSMLISFVVSAETIDYGNSKYEGLWPSS, encoded by the coding sequence ATGGCAGCAAATTCAAGAGGAATCTTAAAATTCAACGGCGGAGAAGGGCAAAAATTACTAAAACTGAACTACAGCGTTTCCAGATCTACGGATGTTTCCGGAAGAGTAGCTTCAGATCCTTCCAATGCGCTCATTAAAGTAACCGTAGAAGCAACAGAAAAATCAGACATTCTGGAAAGCTTACTGAACGGAAAATACAAACCGACAACCGGAGAAATCACCTTCAACAAATCTCATGAAGAAGGTACATTAATCACCCTTTCATGGAACAACGGATACGTTATTCAGCACGAAGTTGAGTTCGACGCGGTTGACGAAAACAGCATGCTCATCAGTTTCGTAGTAAGTGCAGAAACCATCGACTACGGAAATTCCAAATACGAAGGTCTTTGGCCATCAAGCTAA